In the genome of Lathyrus oleraceus cultivar Zhongwan6 chromosome 4, CAAS_Psat_ZW6_1.0, whole genome shotgun sequence, the window ACTTAGGGTTAGATCGGTAGAGAAGAAAAAGAAGAGAGAGGTTGAAGAGAAAAATTGAAAAGAAGTACATGAAACTTTTCTTGTTTGGTTGCCGTGAAAAGAGCATAGAGTTCTAATTTAAGAAAAATGGATGATTAACTAACATTATATATTTATTTTACACTATCAATCAATGACGATTATTTTTCCGCTAAATTAAATGaaaaattttaaaatacttatatgacataacaaaataatatatttttattaaatgATAGTGTAAAAAATATTTACACTATCACAGCATCACCATTAAACCCTATAATTTATGGAGTCAACCATTTTTCTACTCTTCTCATGAGAgaaatgaattttttttttaaattttacCTTTTAATGTATTATTAACTTTTACTCATTTTTCTATGGTATgatattaattttttaattaaacaacatttttcttttttcaaaaaaattatatttctctttcttttatttttttcatataataaataatacattaaatttATATTATTTCTCATTTTTTTCTCTTTTCGCATCTTTTTCACATCTTTCTCTTCTCATTTTCATCTCACAACCGACCACACTTTACCTAAAAATAATGTAAAATAGATAAAAAAAACTTGATTTTACAAACGAGGAGATTAAAAATTAACTTGATCAAATAGAGTaaaaaattcatttaaaattgaaaGCTTAATTTAGGTCCAAATCTGGCCTAATTGGTGTCTGAGGGAAGTTTTAGAGTTTGGTATGCAAAACACCTGCAAATTAGGAGCTAATAGATAAGTTTGGTTGATCCTAAATATGAGTTGTGTAGAGTAACGATTGTAAAGTTAGGTTAATGTCAAATCTTCATTTAACTATCTGGTTGGGTTCATGCACTCCTTACCTATTCACAAAGACAACTCCCCTTTTGCACATGACCATCTTCCCTTCACAATTACAAAATCTATAACCCATTAATATCTCAAATAACAAAAACCACATAACATAATGCAAATTGACAATTTTACCCCTCCTTGAAATTGACCCCAAATTCACACAATTGACATGATTCCATCTTTTCTTTACCATTACCATAAAGTTAACAGCACACAACAATTTTCTCTAACAATACGTCATTCAAATTGACCTTCACAttagaaaccaaaataaaataaaataaaataaacaacaACTTGTTAAGATCTACAATATTATTTTTGTATTTACATATCACAAAATACATTCATCATAAAAGAACTAGAAagaaaatttttaaaaaaatgaagGTCTACATTACATAATTGCCTTTGGAGACTTATGAAGAGACCAACCCAAgaaataatttaaataaaaaaaaaaactagtctaaaaaatatgcacaaaatcATCTTCAGAATTCACATAACAAATCCAACAACTATTATTTCTGGTGGACCCTCCAATATTAACTTCTATTTTCTACTTACTGTAATTACAAAAACTGGAGgaaaaaaagaaggaaaaaaaagCATAATAACAGAATATTCACAcagagaaaaagaagaagaaaaaaaaacaaattcaACAATAAGCCAATCGTTGATTAACACGATCTCTGAGAATTCCGTTATACAAAGCAACTCTATTTGCAGGCATTCCTCGGTTATCATTTCCGCCATTACAGTTCCTCGAAACCTTTGATCTCGAATTCATCTTCAAAGAATGCTGCTTTCTGTATTCTTCTCCATCTCCGCACGTATCCATAACATCCTCCGCAAAATGAActctcttcttctttttcttcgCTTTCTTTCCACCGGAGGATATACAAGATCGTAGAACTGGAGGGCGAGAAGGAGGGGTTTCGTGAAGCGATGAGAATTGGGTTGGTGGGAGAGACTTCTGGAGACGGAGAGCGAGGAGGATGACGGTGCCGGAGACAGCCATGGCGGTTGCGAAGACGGCGCCTTGTGCGGTTGTGATTGAAGACATGGTGTTTGATGAAAAGAgtgaaagaaaagaaagagatgatTTTTGGTGTTTGACGGAGATTAAGAAAAGTGAAAGTGGTGAAGTCTCATATTTGCAGTAGGCATGAATATTATAGTCAAATCAATTGAGAGACACATTACTTTATAGTAAAATCTTAAATAAAGTGTAGACCAATTctttatatataaaaaataaaatatgtgATTGTCTAGACTATTTATAAATAAAAGTTAAAATGAATTTACTCTAAATTTACTCTAAATacatttttcttttatttattttaatatttaatcTAAAAAAAATACCGGGTATTATGGGATATgtacttgttttatttatttatttattatattaaatactaaTTGTAGAGTATCAATAAAATggattaattactatacactcTCAACGTAAAAGATTTACATTGTGGATTCATTACAATGTTAgtatatttcaattaaatccttaataaaaataaagtattaaTAGAACGTTGGAATTTATTTTTGGAATTATTAAATGTTTTGTATTATATGTGAAAAAGCAAAAGACTTAAAAAGGGTAAGAAAGATATGGCATGACTCATTATTATACCATAATTCAAATCACAAGAAAACcatcaaatattttttttatccCATACAAAACCATCATTATAATGAGTTCTTCAATTGATAATTtcttataaataaataaaaaataaagagaATATATCTTTAGTatatattaaaaattataaaaataataataattaaagaaTAGAATTGAAAAAAATATACTAGAAATTAAAATTGGACATTGTGGAGATAATAAGTTAATTCTTacaataattttatttattattttaattaaaaattaattatttataaaaGTTATGTTAGAAATCAATAATATTAGGTGGATGGTTGTCAAGATAACACATATTCACTCAAAGTTGCTTCAAGTCTAATAGAGAAATTTTCACTTTGATTACGTTTAGATTTTTTCCCGATTATAAAATAGTTATAAAATGTGAGAATGAGTCTGATAATGAGGAAACTAACATCCATCTCAAAATTGTCCATTTTATATTAGTTTTTATCTTTTTTTATTCAATGttgataaattaaaatattaGTTGTATGATCAATgtcttgatatttttatttttattttattatttgaaaTGTATGTTCAGAGGAAATTTTACTTCATACTCCTACACTTATATTAATATCCctacaattttttaaaaatactaATTTTATCCTTAATTGtttttaaccaatttaccatttcaaTTTTAACCATTCAATTGAGACTTCCGAAAATTACACTTTCCACCCTTGTACCGGAACTCCTTGAAAAAGACATCCGATATGTTTTTTTTAAAACCAGAAGACTTTGTGAAAGACATCCGGAACACTGCAAACAGTATACCAGAAGAGTTATTTAAAGAGTTCCGGttctttttgaaaaaaaaaacgtTCCGGAACACTTATCATATATGTTCCGGTTAACAAAGTGACATGCACCGGAACTCTTCCTTGAAGACTTCCGGTATTATATTTCTGTAATCCGGAACTCTTCGTTGAAGACTTCCGGTTTGCATTTTTAATTTACTTTTTGACTTTTTTCTATTGTGcaggaatggaaaatcttccccaaatatgtgtagTTATTTCTGACGCGTTTTTAACCACTcaaagatttggtacacgagaagatgtgatcagatggattaaagaggttaGAATTGATAATAAAGTAACAGTTATTATCACTCGTTTAGATACTGAAACAGGcaagagagggagaagtaacaaattaatatttgattgtgataaaggtgggaaacacaaggatactgatagtggaacccaaagtgcgtccaagaaatgtggatATCCATTTAAAATTAGGTTGACTCCGGCAAATATGggtctggttggaagattgatgtaaaatgtggggTCCATAATCATGatttacctgatagattagaagaTCATTCCTTtgttggtaggttgaccacaTATGAGAAGCAACATATCGctgatttgacaaagagacatgtaccacctagatgcatattgctttccttgcaagaccgagatacagagaatgtcactcggattacgcaaatatacaagcataagagtatgatataaaaagagataaaaggtcctagaagtgagatataacatttgtttaagcttattgaggatgcaggcTATGTGTATTACTCGGAAGttgtgagagagatattttggaccctcctgattcagttaagttgttggatattttttctattatgttagttatggataacacctacaagacaaacaaatatagacaatCTTTGTTTGAAATTATTGGCATGACATTAACCGAGTTGATTTTTGTTGTCGCATTTGAGTATATAGAGTCTGAGCAGACAGAGAATTTTTGTTGGGTATTGAAGAAACTTAAAGAATTGTTTGTGAAGAAATAtttgtgtccacaagtgattttgacagatagagattttgctttgatgaaagcaattgatATTGTGTTCCCAAgtcgattaatttgctatgtagattttACATTAACAAAAACATTGGTGCAAAATGCAAACAATGTGTGGTGAATGACatgcaaaagacgatagacacattatggatggaatttgtttgggctagtgatgaggttgagtatgatcaaaggttgcatcaacttgagcatgcatgtgttgattatagtggatttattaattatgtgaaagacacatggttgactccacatagacagagatttgttggagcatggattaatcgagtgctacatttgggtaacacgACAACTAATCGGTACGTGTTATATTTTTTACTATGtgatatttttaatattttcaatatgttatttttagggttgaatatgctcattggaagttaaagcagatgttaggaaacaatataggtgacatggtcaaatgttgggaagttatgaataacaacttgaggttacaactggacaacattagagcttcttttcaaaaacattttaaAGAAGTTGAGCACGCGCACATAAGTCCATTTTATGGTCATTTGTGTGGTTCAGTGTCTCGAGCTGCTTTGAGGCGTATTGCTGAAaagttattgagagttgattatgttggaactaaaagaaaaatatgtggttgtactcttagaacattttgtgggttaccttgtgcttgtgagttaggaagatacgCACAGGTGGTATATGTAACACCCcttttttctaccccaaattatttagcatataatcagagtaaataagcacgcatataaagaaaggggcgtcacatcgacgttttcaaaacttaaaactttcaaaaaccaacaatacacctggtcattcaaaataacacatttcatcatgaatattcaagcaatatgcgttcgcagcggaaaataaagaatactcatgtatttcataatatgatccatgtcccataccatgatcatctctcaataatcacttcaaataaaataaaacaattaatgacataaagcatatcaaaataagatatgagttcaataccactaatctacccagtgttacatgaccagagcattgactcagTACCTAATTgcaaactaaatacggaaactctccagctattcttgaacgagctaccgtccacctactccagcaatactactctgtagtatctgcacgatacccatgtaaaggtaacattcaaacagaaagggtgagaattcaaatcatcatgaaatagcataataaggcacaatgaattaaaacaacaattcaagaattcatcacactttgtattATTATATCACTGATATTAACAAACAATCATCTCACATGCTTCAAACATGCGTCACacccacatcaatacatgcattcaatgatcacataactatagacgactccatgcaagacaatgtgactctatgcatgtggtacctcaacgtgaactcaaagtttcaccgctttccgattcaatatctagaatccaagccacgcttccggtccggacaagaccaaagccctacgtctgtttccaatgaaggatcaccgcttaatactacgcctaatcccaattaaggattaacgtctactacgtctgtttccaatgaaggatcaccgcttaatactacgcctgattccaattgagaatcaacgtctgctcatgtgaacccacagtttcaccacttccacaatgaagtcaaccatgctatgaatgaatgcacacataccaacacatatgcaattaagaccatctatataccgtcttaacatcccacatatcaccatgactcacaattggtacatatacacattcatcacaacacatcaattacgattacatatacacatccataaccataaatcattcacaattcaataatggtatacatacacattcatacaatatattattcaccaatataggccaatcatcaaatatgtacacataggtttcattccaaaacgcatacaacatttaaatatcaatttttcacttttcaaacagtgttaaccggttaacgccctgggttaatcggttaacgcaaaacaaaatgcgcttcttggcaatttttaacagtgttaaccggttaacgccctgggttaaccggttaacgcaagacagaatgcaaaTTTTTTAATatcgcaacagtgttaaccggttaacgccctgggttaaccggttaacgcaagacagaatgctgttcctgcgctaacacaaaacagaatgcagatttccccgcatttttcatcgttggaggacttccggatctccgatttcgattccgtaaaaagctacacgttcagaaaattatgactcatccaattatatattcattcatagttttagcataatttaatcatcacaatttaagagtatttatcaagacctaataattccaaaccatgccaattaaggatttcaacctaaaacatgttcctacccattgacccaatcatactaacccacaatgataaggatttccccccttaccttgtcaatttgatggaaaccttgactcctctcgcttttcctctcctctttctctattgccttcagtgctcaagtgaattctaattctcacttccttcactcttactatttataatagtattctagttggaCTTAAATCATCcaatttaatcactaggcccaataatacctaatatttaaatacctctatttaaatttaaatattaaccactcactatgcaaccaagttaattaattaattcaattatttaattatttctcatatccactagataatgaattaatacaccaattaattaattaacactcaacataattaaattaaaaattaaaattataataataatagtataataattcaatactaaaaaaatgggttgttacaactctcccccacttaaaagattttcgtcctcgaaaatttacctcaaacgaacaactccggatatgattccctcatcttatcctcgagttcccacgtaatatttccattggcgactccgccccatatcacttttaccaaagcaatctccttaccacgaagcttcttcacttctcgatcttcaatccgcacaggtgatgtatcaaccgtcaaattatcccgtacttgcacttcatctaatggaacaacatgcgatgtgtctgcaatgtacttcctcaattgagacacgtggaatacatcatgaagattagaaagtgatggtggtaatgcaatccgatatgccacttcacctatcctctcggaaatctgataaggaccaatgaaacgcggcgtcaacttacgcgacttcaaagctctaccaacacccgttattggcgtaactcgaagaaacacatgctcgtctttctcaaactcaagagctttcctcctcttatcatgataactcttttgacgactctgagaagccttcatcttcccttgaatcatcttaatcttatctgtagtctcttgaatcaactcgggtccaaccacagtaccctctcccgattcgtaccaacataaaggagttctacaccttctgccataaagggcctcaaacggtgccattccaatactcgaaggaaactgttattatatgtaaactcgattaaaggcaagaaactatcccaatttcctccttgttccaaaacacaagacctcaaaagatcttcaagtgactgaatagtcctctccgtttgaccatcagtttgcggatgatatgctgaactcaaacgcaacttcgtacccaaagcactttgcaaaccttcccaaaatctcgaagtgaacctcggatctctatccgaaacaatactcgacggtataccatgcaaacacacaattCTCTCGAcgtacaacttagcaagtctctccatcgaataatccattctcatcggaataaaatgagcacacttcgtcagtctgtccacaacgacccaaatcgcctcacaattactcgatgctcttggtaagcccgaaacaaaatccatagagatactatcccacttccactcgggaatagataacgatttcatcaaaccagacggcttttgatgttcaatctttgacttttgacaagtcaaacatgaatacacaaattccgctacatccttcttcataccttgccaccaaaacatcttcctcaagtcttgatacatcttagtagcaccaggatgaatactcagaccacttctatgcccttcctcaagaatcctctttctcaaatccataccatccggaacacacactcgatcacgacaccttatgataccattctcatcaatctgaaagtcaccacctttaccttggttaatcaatgtcataacatcgactaacttcaaatctgacctctgaccttctctaatctcgtcaagaatgtcacacataagcttcaacatcccaagcttaacacacgaagacgtcgcttcacaaaccaaactcaaatccctaaattgctccaacaattcaaactctcgcatcatcaacatagacatatgcaatgacttcctactcaatgcatcgactacaacattcgccttccctggatgataattcaaaccaaaatcataatccttcaagaattccaaccatctctttgcctcatattcaattctttctgatcgaacaagtacttcaaactcttgtggtcgctaaacacatcaaacctcgatccaaacaagtaatgtctccaaagcttcaacacaaacacaacggtggccaactctaaatcatgcgccggataattcttctcatgaaccttgagttgccttgaagcataagctaccacttgccccttttgcatcagaacacctcccaaacccaacaaagaagcatcgCAATACACCACGAaggtttctaacggatccggtaagatcaaaataggagccgtagtcaatcttctcttaagctcttgaaaattcgcttcacactgcgaagtccaaatgaaagcttgacccttcctagtcaactgcgtcaatggtaacgacaacttagaaaagccctcaatgaacttcctataataaccagccaaaccaaggaaacttcgaatctcagcaacagacttaagagcttcccactgagatacaacttcgatcttcgtaggatccatagaaatcccaccgctcgaaatcacatgtccaagaaaacttacttcagttaaccaaaattcacatttagagagtttagcaaacaacttcctctctttcaacaccgataacacaaccttcaaatgctctgcatgatcctcttcgcccttggaataaatcaatatatcatcgatgaacacaactacaaacttatccaaataatcatgaaagattctattcatatactccataaatacaccaggtgcattcgtcaccccaaaaggcatcacggagtactcgtagtgaccgtaccttgtcctaaaagcagtcttctgaatatcctcagcctttatacgaatctgatgatactcagacctcaaatcaattttgctaaacacacaagctccaaccagctgatccatcagatcgtcaatcctcagaagtggatacttgttcttaatcgtcactttattcagttgtctataatcaacacataatctcatagaaccttctttcttcttgaccaatagcacaggtgcaccccacgacgacacactaggacgaataaacttcttctcgagtaagtcttcaagttgactcttcaactctttcaactcagaagcggacattcgatagggagccatcgatacaggactagttccaggaactaaatcaatcgaaaactcgacctctcgttccggcggtaaatcacttatatcttccggaaatacctccgcaaattcacaaactattgacagttcttcgatcgtcctcttctcccgaatatccaaagttgccaacaacataaacaactcggcaccatcttgcaccgattcctcaacttgcttagcagacacccaccaatcttccttagcatcaacctcaggaaaaataaccgttTTCTCGAAgcagttgatatacacccgattaacttttaaccaattcatacccaaaatcacgtcgagttgctctaacggaagacaaactaaatcaattccaaaatccctaccaaatatactcaacggacaattcaaacacacataggaagtagaaacagaacccatagcaggtgtatcaataatcatacttctacccatatcagataatatgagattcagcctcttagcacaatccaaagaaatgaaagaatgtgttgcaccggtatcaataatggcaatcaaaggtgtaccattaataaagcacgtaccttggattagtctatcatcggtagtggtctccgcaccagacaatgcaaacacctttcccttcacttgctccttcttcggcttatcacattgcgaactaatgtgacctttctcaccacagttgaaacaagttacgtTCGAACCAACCCTACACTGGTTTGCCCTGTGACCCATCCTGCCACAATTGAAACGCTTCCCAGAATCTCTACTACACTCCGTAGCACGGTGGCCTTCCACACCACATTTGAAGCACTCAAGTGAAACAGAAGAtactcccccacttggcttcttgccaacactagattgtctcctcttgtcatcatatggttttccccgatcttggtttttccccttcagactcttgtagacagaagcactctccctactatcctcgtcataaatccggctcttgttaaccaactctgtaaaacgagtaatctgttggtaaccaatggccttcttgatatcatgtctcaagccattcacaaacttcaaacatttagatctctcagcattagcagtattgtaatgaggacaatacttgataagctcctgaaatctagcagcataatcagcaacggtaccatttccttgcttcaattcaaggaattccacctctttcttcccacgacaatcttctgggaaatagttctccaagaaggtatcacggagaagagtccaagtaacttcaatgttgtcttcttcgaacctctgaagagtgttattccaccaatcttcagcttccttctcaagcatatgggtaccaaactgcactttctgagcatcagtacagttcatgactctgaagatcttctcaattgctttcagccaagcttgagctttctcaggtgcatgctcaccctcaaagataggaggattgttccgctggaatctcctcaaagcacggaactcatcatcatctcccttttggttaccggcattcgcattcgcttgatgggcattcgcttgatggatctgacccatggattcaaccagcatcctcagcgcctcagcaatggcatcgtcattcctgcctgcaaccattgTCCTAACAACCCGAAACATCAAACCAACAGTATtgatcgtgtcagatacacaaatcaaataccacggaaaacctactactattgaccaactggtcgaccatgctctgataccactaatgtaacaccccttttttctaccccaaattatttagcatataatcagagtaaataagcacgcatataaagaaagGGGCGTCACATtgacgttttcgaaacttaaaactttcaaaaaccaacaatacacatggtcattcaaaataacacatttcatcatgaatattcaagca includes:
- the LOC127073549 gene encoding uncharacterized protein LOC127073549, yielding MSSITTAQGAVFATAMAVSGTVILLALRLQKSLPPTQFSSLHETPPSRPPVLRSCISSGGKKAKKKKKRVHFAEDVMDTCGDGEEYRKQHSLKMNSRSKVSRNCNGGNDNRGMPANRVALYNGILRDRVNQRLAYC